ggggagggagagggagagagagagggaggatTCGCCTACGGGGAGTGGGGATGGGTTTTTGATTGGGAAGTCGGAGACGGGAGGATTGGGAGTGGGAGCTGGGGGGCAGATGACTGCGGCTCAGAGGATGATGGCGAAGATGGGGTGGAAGCAAGGACAGGGGTTGGGGAAACAGGAGCAGGGGATTACGACACCTTTGATGGCGAAAAAGACGGATAGGAGAGCTGGAGTTATTGTGAATGCTAGTGAGAAACAGGAGAAGGAGAAGAAGGTTAAGAGTGTTAATATTAATGGGATGCCGACGAGAGTTGTGTTGCTTAGAAATATGGTATGTGTGTTTACGGAACGATTTCTTTTATTTAGTAGTATTCTATTTGTATTGTTAATACATATTTGTTGGCTGCTGAATTATATGTTTATTGTTTAGAAGCGAAATTAGAGTTAAATAGCTTCCTAGAGAGTTTTAAGAGAACAACAAGAGGCATATTAAATCTTTGGGGAAGAGTTAAGATTTGAAAACGTTGTAAAATATGCAAACTCTATGCCACTTTGTTTACAAACTATAGACTATAGCCAAGTTTCTATTACAAAAAGCtgtattttttttgttttttttcttgcTAAGCAGCTGTATTTTGTTTTTTAGAATTCTCTGTAGGATTATATAAAGGTTACTTATCAGGAGGGAAATATTGTTGGTAGTCTGAAGTTTGTATAAACTTTGCCCAATGGAAATGTAAATTGACTATTGAGTAGTATTATGAAACAGAAAGATTAGCAAGCAGATATGATAAAAAATGGTTGTTAGTATAACATTGCAAAATGCACTTTGATTTGTATTGGGGATTGGGGAAGTACGTTTAATATCTATAAGGGCAATGATTGATGTAAAGCACATCATTTGATTTAGTCGATATCAGTTTCTTATATAGTTGTAAAAGTATGTCAGTTTGGTTTACAAACAATAGCCAAGTTTCTATTACAAGCAGCTGcattttgtttttaaaattctCTGTTGGATTTAAAGGTTACTTATCATAAGGGAAATATTGGTGGTAGTCTTAACTTTGGATGGACTTTGCTCATAGAAATGCATATTGAGTAGTATTTTGAAATAGAAAGATCAGCAATCAGATATGATTAAAAAAGTTTGTAATTAAAAAGATTGCATTTAGGAATATGGTATGTGTGATGGAACTCTTTTTTTTTTGTCGTAGTAGTATTCTTATTCTTATTGTTGATACATATTTGTTGGTTGTTGAATATTATGTTTATTGTTTAGAAGCGACATTGCAGTTAAACCACTACTTATAGATATTTAAGATAACAAGTAGCATTCTAAATCATTTAGGAAGAATTAGGATTTGAAAACGCTCTAAAATTGCTAACTCCCTAACACCTAATATACCTTCTAATGACATTGAAGGTATTACTAGGATAGTAGGATTTATCTTTAAAATGATAAGAAAATGATTCTGTAGAGCACATCATTTGATTTAGTTGATATCAATTTCTTATGCAGTTGTAAAAGTATGTCACTTTGTTTACAAACTATAGACTATAGCCAAGTTTCTATTACAGAAAGCTGtattttgttttgtttgtttttttctTGCTAAGCAGCTGTATTTTGTTTTTAGAATTCTCTGTAGGATTATATACAGGTTACTTATCAGGAGGGAAATATTGTTGGTAGTCTGAAGTTTGTATGAACTTTGCTCAATAGAAATGTATATTGACTATTGAGTAGTAGTAGGAAACAGAAAGATTAGCAAGCATATATGATAAAAAATGGATGTTAGTATAAACGTTGCAAAATGTACTTTAATTTGTATTGAGGATTGGGGAAGTACTTTTAATAATTTAAACAGAGTTTTATAATTGAGATTAATATAGTGTTGCTTCTGAAAATCTCTTGCATGGGTTTTCTACCGTAAACCTAATCAGTCCCCATCCCCTATCAAAACTATTTGGGTAAAAAGCCTGCACCTTCTATTGCTGTTTTAGTCTTAGACATGAGCAGTTGCTAGTTAAGGAGTTCTATGATATGGTGGAGGGGACATCACCTAACCACTCAGCAAATGATATGTCAAGGAGCATCTGTATCAGTGTTGTTTAACGCACAGATCACAAAAAAAGCACAGGATCCAAATTGAAGCGCTTTACCAAAAAAAAATCATAGATCTAATTATATTTAAGGAGCATTTTGAACCTTTTTATTTCGAGAAGATCTTTTTATTCTCTACAACTTCCGTTCTTTAAATATTTTCGAAAAGtatcatttagagggtcaaaaaacttaaataatgatctaattataattaaatattttaatttcctaaaatGCCCCTgagaattttaacaaatttatcGAAAAGGGTGCAATTTGTTGCGCCGAAATAGTAAGGGGATTTAAAGTGCAGTTATCTAAAGTATAGGTAAAAAAATACATTTTGGTCAAACCATGGGGATGCATTTTGCAAATAACTCACATTTAATTAACTTGTAAATTCCTTCAAATAGATGGTATATTTAAAGTATTGAACTATTTATACACATAAGAGTTGTGAAAGATGCCTGGACATTGTATCTTGTGCCTCTCATTGATTGCGTATGACTTGGGCTGGGCATGAACATTATGTGTATGTTTTGTTCAATAGCTGTTGTAAATTTATAATTCAGTGATTAATTTTTCTGAGCTATATGCATTACATATATAACTGTTAATAATTATTGGGGTATCCTCAAAGGTTTTGTGACAAAAATATTGACTAGATTTTTGAAGTAATAGTTGGTATATTATATTAAACCAGGTGATCCATATTATCCAGTACTAATTTTCTTCCTATCGTGTATGCTCTTTCACAAAGGTGGGTCCTGGTGAGGTTGATGATGATCTAGAAGGGGAGGTTGCATCAGAGTGTGCCAAGTATGGAACGGTGACCAGGGTCCTAATATTTGAGATTACAGAGCCAAACTTCCCAACTGATGAAGCAGTCAGAATATTTGTGCAGTTTGAGAGAGAAGGGGAAGCAACAAAAGCACTTATTGATCTTGAAGGTCGTTTTTTTGGGGGTAGAGTGGTGCGGGCATCGTTCTATGAGGAGGATAGGTTTAACAAAAATGAGCTGGCTCCAATGCCCGGGGAGATCCCCGGCTTTACTTGAAACTTGACAGATCAATATAAATGGGCTAATTGGGATTACAACTTAAATAATTGCTAGAATTTTGTAGCAAAACGTTTTCTGTTAGTCTGATCGGAGTGAAAGAAACTTGGCAAGCGATATGTTCTGCAAGTTAACTTCAAATTTGTGAACTTGTAGACAGTAGTATTTATAGAGTTACCGAGTACTTGTTTTTTTTTCCATTTTCCACAAGTTAATCCTGCATTTTTACTTCTATATGCTTTAATAGTTAAAAACTTGAACTGCTAACCAGAGGTATAAGGTTCTCTACCAGTTTTTCGAAGCAAATTAGACAGGAGTGATTTTATATTATTATAGAAGATGAGTAGTTTTACTCAAACTAAGCATGTCGGAAAGCAGAGATGTCACCTTGCTGGGCTTCTTACAGTGCAAGGTGCGGTAGAATTAGTGAAGCGATCATGCATTCATGTATGACGAGATTTCCCATAATATTAATTTTATACATTATAATAGGGACCTTCAATTATATCACAAAAATGGTACTATGCATAGCTAAGCATAGTTTTGTTGGAAGTAGCATAATGTGTGAGTGAGGTAATTGGTGAAAAGACCGGAACCGTATGAAGAAGAAATTAGCAGTCTAAGTATAATGAAATTTCAGTCAAGTACAATGTGGATTCTCTTGTAATAATTTTTTCCTGTTTACATTCACATCAGAAGTGTCACATGGGTTCTGGTGAGATATCTCTGGTGTATCAACTGAGGTGTGTTGAGAGTTTTGACTTTGAGGATACTTTTACAGATTCGAGGGGGTCATCATATAACTTGGTCAAATCAAATCACTTCATGTCATAAGCCCTGTAAATGAATACACATATTTGATCCAAGTATGTGTAGATGGATCAAATATGGGTAGATGCTTATTGTTAGTAGAAAACAATAAAGATTCCAcgtttataaatatttataaaattataagcTTATGCAGTTATGGTACCTCATTTTGTACGAGTTAAAATCCAAATATATAAGTAATTTTTTTTAGTTTATGCCGAAATAAATATGATAATCAATTATTTTGTAGTGACTAATAGACATGAATACTTAAATTTTTGAATGTCGTTTgctaaaatgattttgattacaatttctaaaaataaaatttcataaTAGTATCGTATCAGAATTCACGTGTCCGACGTGTGTCCAAGTATTGGATGCGGGGATTCAGCCTCTCCAAACTTCTTAGAAAGTAACAGTAACTGTATCCCCTCTCACAAaaattataagtaaaaataaCTGTATTAAAGAGGTGCAACTGTTACAGCTACAAGTCCCCCTGATAACTAAGCTCAGAAGTAATGCAAACTGTAAAAGTAGATAGGCAGGGAGTAGTCAAAAAGGCTTGATAAGTCAATCTGATTGTTGTTTAGCGGTTAATGCAGGGCCACTCTATTGATTTCAGAACCCAAACCCATTATCATCCCCTACTTATAATCATGCTGCTACCCTCCCTTGTAGCTTTCCCTTTATTCACCACACATTTTATATCTACAAGACTACAAAGAAAAGGTAGGTTAGAGTTAGACAAGTACTTCTATGTGATATTTTAAATCAAACCGATATGTCCCGCTCAGAAGTAGAATTTAAGAAACGACAAAGAATAAGAGATATCGAAGGTTGTCTCTTGCAAAATTTGCTCTCTCGGAAAATTACGAGAGGCCTTGTTCAAAAATGACTCGAAAGTAACAAGAATGTTAGTGTTAGTTccattcagaaaaaaaaaaagaattttttttagtGTTTTAGTAAAAACCTTTTGAAGAAAGTATAAAACTGATGTTTTGTAACTTAGGATTGGAGGGATGGGCTACAGTATAGATGTGTTGCAGAGAGAGATGGCAAGGGTCCCAAAATATCCATATTAATGACTACACCCTATAAATGTATGTGCCTATGAAAAAGATGCTACTGCTAGTAGCAAAGCTGGACACATGCACAAAAATGTACTGTTTATAGTAAGATGTACATGTTAGATATGCAAAGTCATCCTTCATAATTACAAAAATTTATGGCAGCAAAGGTTATGCACATAAAAAGGAAAATGAAGTACAAAAATCTTAGATATCTACTGAGCAAAAGTGACATAAGAATTGGACACTTGCTTCTTCCACCCAATTTCAAAATTCCTAAGATACGCACAGCAGGACTGAGTTCACAAATAATAATTTGATATAAAGCAAGAACAAATAAAAAGATATGCATCAAATGCAATTAGAGAAACAAAGTTCATTAGCTTCAGCCACACATCCAAGCACAACAGTCATAGGTCATTACATTATCCAGCAAAAGTAAAACAGACGAGAACTAGGTCATTACATTATCCAGCAAAAGTAAAACAGACGAGAACTGCTGTCACATGAAACATAGATACATAAGTTCATAGCCTAAACTTAAAGGTTCCGAATTATCTATTATATAAATGACCAATTTAGGAACATAAAAGCAAGACAGTGATCGGTATTATCGTCTTTGAGAACTTTCCACACAATGGCTTGGTCATAAGATATGGATCTGCCCATGCTTGAAAAACATATTCCTGGTGGAAGATAAGCAAATCCCTGCAACCAATGATATTGTAGTTTAGATAAATAATCTCGAGGAACACCTCAAAGTTTTAGAAATCAGGATACCGGTCTTCTATTACTAAACTTCCCAAATATATGTAGTACTATAACCTTATAGAGCTCTAAAAATCGAAAAACCATTTGTTGTGATTCTTACTTGTTGCATGATTTTCGAAAATTCTGAAAGGAGAACTTTTTGACCAGCATCATCTAGAATTTTATGAAGCATTATATCCTGAAGGGCCACCAGCGTAGTTTCGAGCATGTCAAGACCTGCCTGATTTGCAAAGGAGAAGACTGGAGATATCTATACAAGAAATTTTGCCAACACATAACAGTTTAAGTACCTTATTTTGCAAACATAATGAAGAACTACATTGTTTAGATGAAGCAAGAAACAAATATAATGACTGGAAGAAGGAAGAAAATGGATATTGAGATGTTCTTTTATTACATTTGTTTTAACGGAGCAGCAAAGTATTGCATCAGAATGATTCCACAGCTGCTCCAAAACAGCATTGCCTCCTTGAGATTCTGACATGAGGAGCTCTGCACCAGTGTGGACCCTAACACGAACAGCAATATTCGCATATATTATAGGACGGGGAAGACAgaaaataataaatcaagtacAAACGAAACTTCACTTATAGTTTCTGTTAAGGATATAAGACACGGGGTAATATTACGACTTCAGTGCCAGCATCACTTTATTATCCATAAAATTgctaaaactacttatataaaAAAGAAATAAGTAAATTTTGGTCAAGGATAGAGTCAAAGACGATAGCATAGTCTAGTACAACAGATCAAATGAAACATATTCGGATACCAGCAAGAAACAGATCCAGTTTATTGTTCATATTTGAAGTGCAGACTAAATAATAACGTAGTCATATTTAGGTTTCAGGATAATTTGTAGTACTTTACCTGTAGCTCCTGCTAATCCAGCGTGCTAAAGTGAAAGCCTCAGGAGACCCAGGCAGTTGCTTTGGCTCTAACTGGAAGCTAGCCCGGGATGGAGCAATAGCCATTGCAACCCTCTGGACAGAGCCTACAACGCTCCGCACATACTGACGGGCCATCGCAGCCACATTGTCCCTAAAGTGGTTCTCAAAAGAAAATTGAAATGCTATAGTCAAAACTGACCTAAGATTATAACTCCCAGCATTATCTTCCCTGTGGGGGTGTGCACCACCAGGTCTCACTTCAAGGGCAGAAGCCAGATCCAATGTTCGGTTTGCAGTAGACTTATCCTAAAACAGAAACATAAGAGATTGGGTAACACACTAGATCCAACTTTTAGTAAGTGAAATTGCTGTAAAGACCTAGTAACATTAATTATATGTTGTCAGATTATTTCCAAGTTATTATTGCCAAATCAGAAACGTTACTGAACTAATTCAGGATCCAATGGTATCACACGGAAACCAGATGGCAGCAAGGGAGCATCATCAGCGAAGGATTCATCAATAGGAGCAAACACAAGTTGAGCACAGCCTCCAGCTGTTTTCTCATCAATTCCGCTGCAGAGCTGTTACAGTAGTTTAAGTCATTCCCACACAACTACCAGCAAAAGATACCATGTTTATTTTAGATAAAAAAAGAGTAACAAACCTGCAATAAGTACATATTTTCTGACAAAGTTAGCTGCTCTGATGACCGATTTTCTAGCCGAACAACCTCCAACAACTAAAAGAAAACAGATTAAACAAGATTTTACTAGAGTAATTACAAAGATGATGAAGAAATGGTTAAAACCAAAGAGAGAGACAGATGAGTCATGTTTACCTCTTCAAGCTCCACAGAATGGGCAAGAGGCAAAATGACTTGTGTACTAGAGGAGGCACCAGGTCTTGCACAAGTAACAGTGTATGGAGATGCTTTTAGTGATGCAGCAGAGTAAGAATCGATCATATTGTCTGCCCACTCCGAGCGGTGCTCTCTCAGGAAGCGCACAAGCAAAGGAGGAGGAACATCCTGCATATTAGACATTGAAAATTGTAATGTACATGAAATTTGTGCAACTATAGTAAGTACAAACCCAAGGGTTGAACTGCGCAGAATATTAAAGTAGATATTAAGCGGTTATGATTAAATTAATAACTGATCTAAGTACCTGAATAAGCATTGACGCTTTTGCACACAGCACTCCACCAAAAGTTGGGAGCATTGACAATGTGTTGAACTGGGAACTCAGAAATTTCCCTGCAGACAAGTTGATGGCAACTGTAACGTCCTCTAAGCCATCATTACCCATGGTCGACCAACCATCATCAACAAATCCATTGACAGCATCATTGAAACCCCTGTTGAGCAACTTCCTTTATCAACGAGAAATTTTGAATATTCCATCCGTACCCACAAGCAAGATGTTAGCAGAATCATATATTAGATTTCATCAAACTAATAGCTTAATTTTACCTGCACAGTCTTTGACGAAATGCCCTTAAAACAGCAGGTCGGTGACCGCCAGTATATTTAATTTCGCCACTGGTTTCTTGTGCAATCTGTCTTATGTGTCGCAACGACTACAAATAATATTCAGAAATAATGAGCTTGAAGAAGCAACCACTTATACTAGACTTAACATATACTATTTGTTATCCTTACCGCCATAGTCATTTTCTGAGCTAGAATCGTGGATGACTCGTATAGAGGCCTCAAAACTTCAGGAACGTTCAAAGGCTAAAATACACGACAGTTCACTACATAAGATTCCATGGCATGATAAAGAACTAGAGTGACATAATATTTACTTACGTTTAAGTCCATATGATCAACTATGTTAATAATGGAGCCACCACCATCACAAGGTCTTATCAGATAGCCACTAGGTAACATTTCAGCTCTCACAAAGCATGCAGTGGGAGGCCTCATAGGACCACTCGTTGAAGAAGTCAGTGACCTTTCACAAACCTGCTCACAAGAAATAAACCAAAAAGGGACAActgatattaaaaataaattactaTAGAATATTTGTGGACCGATGTTCCTTCAATGATAAAAACAGAGATCAACGATGACCCAAGTCACCCAACTGCTATGTAAAACATGTTAGAACTGCTAATGTAATTACGCTTAAAAGCTTACCACAAGACTACCATCATCCAAAGTTGTAGTATATCTTACTGTCCAAAAATCTCGAGCTGATGCCAGTGTCGTAGGTGCATAAGTCTGAGGAGATAACAATTAAGTACAAGTACATGTTTAGCTATGCAATATGCCGAAATTTAATTGCTCAAACTTAACCGTAACGAACCTGCATGTGTACGAGTTCTATTGTTCCTCCATTTCCAGTTGGAAAAACACTTGATACATCTAGGCAACGGCAGTCATGGAACCAAGATATACGATCTTTAAGGATCTCAGCTATCTGGAAAAAGATAAGTATTTTGGGATGTAAAATGAGAAAATAATAACCAAACAAACTTGgttaaacaaatatatatataaggcTATGGAGATATCAGTCAGCTATATATAAGAGATTTTAACTATCTACCTTTCTGGGTTCAAGACCTACAAGACCACAGGCTCGAGCTGCTATTCCCCTACAGTTGCGGGAAACAGCAACACTGCCAATAGAATCCGGACCAGGCTACAGAAGATAAAGAACAAAAACACGTGTGAGAAGATATGTATTTAGCCTAAAATATTATTATGGTTATTAATAATATAAATCTGCACATGTACACGTTTGCGCTCCACAACATAAAATGTTGTACCTTCATTCCAATTATCTGTACCCAGTTGACAGCAGTCCCAATTGCCTTTCGGAGGAACTCTGCCAGGGTCTCCTCAGCTATTGCAAGAAGACTAGAACATAAACCAAGTCAACAGTTAATATAGAAAGCAATAATTTCAATAATAAGAAGATTTAAGTAAAAGAGTTTTAATT
This genomic interval from Apium graveolens cultivar Ventura chromosome 8, ASM990537v1, whole genome shotgun sequence contains the following:
- the LOC141677909 gene encoding DNA-damage-repair/toleration protein 111; the encoded protein is MLGGLYGDLPPPSSTTDEDKKQSNNPTSNVWSSTVKMAPPTLRKPASVFATPNTIMKSQSKPKPVSKVVSTPIVSSPAVIVGNLQGGVVGLTGAVVEEYDPGRPNDYDEYRRKKREREKEREVKRELDRRRVEEEERERREREDRERERERELSVSGEEAWKRRAAMSGGNVGREREREREDSPTGSGDGFLIGKSETGGLGVGAGGQMTAAQRMMAKMGWKQGQGLGKQEQGITTPLMAKKTDRRAGVIVNASEKQEKEKKVKSVNINGMPTRVVLLRNMVGPGEVDDDLEGEVASECAKYGTVTRVLIFEITEPNFPTDEAVRIFVQFEREGEATKALIDLEGRFFGGRVVRASFYEEDRFNKNELAPMPGEIPGFT
- the LOC141678113 gene encoding homeobox-leucine zipper protein ATHB-14-like, whose translation is MGESQMDGSKYVRYTAEQVEALERVYADCPKPSSSRRQQLMKEIPILSNIEAKQIKVWFQNRRCREKQRKEASSLQTVNGKLSAMNKLLMEENDRLQKQVSHLVYDNGCMRTQLHTVSPTTTDTGCGSMVVVSEQQQQTSTSQHPHRDASSPTGLLAIAEETLAEFLRKAIGTAVNWVQIIGMKPGPDSIGSVAVSRNCRGIAARACGLVGLEPRKIAEILKDRISWFHDCRCLDVSSVFPTGNGGTIELVHMQTYAPTTLASARDFWTVRYTTTLDDGSLVVCERSLTSSTSGPMRPPTACFVRAEMLPSGYLIRPCDGGGSIINIVDHMDLNPLNVPEVLRPLYESSTILAQKMTMASLRHIRQIAQETSGEIKYTGGHRPAVLRAFRQRLCRGFNDAVNGFVDDGWSTMGNDGLEDVTVAINLSAGKFLSSQFNTLSMLPTFGGVLCAKASMLIQDVPPPLLVRFLREHRSEWADNMIDSYSAASLKASPYTVTCARPGASSSTQVILPLAHSVELEELLEVVRLENRSSEQLTLSENMYLLQLCSGIDEKTAGGCAQLVFAPIDESFADDAPLLPSGFRVIPLDPELDKSTANRTLDLASALEVRPGGAHPHREDNAGSYNLRSVLTIAFQFSFENHFRDNVAAMARQYVRSVVGSVQRVAMAIAPSRASFQLEPKQLPGSPEAFTLARWISRSYRVHTGAELLMSESQGGNAVLEQLWNHSDAILCCSVKTNISPVFSFANQAGLDMLETTLVALQDIMLHKILDDAGQKVLLSEFSKIMQQGFAYLPPGICFSSMGRSISYDQAIVWKVLKDDNTDHCLAFMFLNWSFI